A region of Coccinella septempunctata chromosome 5, icCocSept1.1, whole genome shotgun sequence DNA encodes the following proteins:
- the LOC123314106 gene encoding uncharacterized protein LOC123314106 produces the protein MDLAQSNQSKKKQELDDYKNLLNEIESWIVSVRTILETSKQTSTESQIQEFIIEIETLHRELLEKERKLVELSKICKEFQKYADLKQISLALCTQLESILTVFTEQKTLVEYKIEEFRRHLEEVRERRKSVLSTPDTSLENTLNSISMPIEEVSIHSAAQSISEPLVPKTQIAAVTIETQTGNSLKSPTKEPSKKDFTVTYNEPVDAQIQAQLSKESVEWEGDTKQKETITISKFTTSGGEETIQIDTKPMASQEPQPLIQEPDDDLLVEASYKKQAETDAKSLELNITNTKPNQPFETVMVEPDETTTEVIVDADGSKRIIVKKLHRTVVRHQQTVQQQNLTSLSTLTQDNVPITQSFSQVTLQGQQSSTTVARGDGRREILTNRQYGGNIISGTTGGDINVQEFSTDPETHYTVIEAENPKEVEIQGVKLHEGDVAFVDEANKLLSADQGHVAFETSRIQTSSSSVRAVVQQVTRKVIRKTRRIIRKIVIVDGKEQITEEVVEEPEEVEITEEGIPRVSINVTETVDGTVVSESQYGQPIHTQTEAGNVEVKQSVTSEPIITTTSEDYQHIQQPVEKTLIRQEAVSIEPIDTIKTMLPTDQEDLIVQEDFKTVVTSPSEKQFATTSSVTLVEKSSPILEITDQYSRDAEITEHSPLREIPQTEPLPVEENSVSPDKENLHNVQDTGPIISEVVAEETDDSVERYVENQSPLPLPAQHVTTQTSFEVHKETLTSCTPVPEKVELEPSAPAVENISIEPPSVDLVSSKEQLVTEDFNAPEMHQDHPIEDDKPSSFSPIEPEHQHLKSPQSTLLEDNRKTSSENFISAEIIHHEMTSKHENDTPSSEKSATQEITPIKTPQITESQEVPSQSTSNLISEERKTTIIHQESPEKPKNDGSLDQIEHKQMPAASLPKTQRGVEITVSLEEKPMDWKFESAKISSKISVDSKCELPEEKLQRESDFSLPSITKKVFQTLPASRHEEVPSVVEPSQHETSITSSEIDHGGRKSKRKKKSKTPEKEFESPDKKDDKALTEEMFETEGVSLETTLSESTDIIIPSDSQECNEESPKPTFETLDPVTESDQEERSKDTGYEADKTTVDESLMEDNDQEKKKRRKKKKKQKVKVKDTDESHVPISISDSVEGGESVVFSDDDKEVKVVEEEEKDLKKKKRRKVKKEERRESESEPVSEPMVEKAIDDSEVLSEPITQKAIDEELDSVNDSYQTISTASEVGTVKVIEESVIAPSNEKTEGITSEIVTKIPVIETVLLQEENSQTSPELISEIATIVETMPASMQTSPEIQIETAEFSIQTDEASKQDKPIVVESSSQVELSIADMDMQTSPREVTPDSKEKEILDNSMQTTTPERIEIQEEFAQTEESISPKWKSVERSDTSMQTFQTVEQRESQTSPIKLTRVETVEVETQARQTPEEHYVQTSPLPSAPPMEDVCVETEKESFTPSEANEKEREEPTSIMKLKSESIDVETQANQSLDVHYVQTSPVPSILTEDIGVETDKETSPSLPTKQEPEAPQQTKEDRQMQTSPTEPSRRNTSEVETQAHQSLDICSTQTPSVETDDKGVGTEKELHRVSLVKMCAVETTETASQVKPIPADQSSQTSSLPSSSSNEVLPERKIETLESITQTSPTPQEIVQLTPPSSPSEYEVLVQASISIPTDVKENAQPVFVNVDAEIPHDTRKIQKKEGDFPENIEVQVSLDDVVLKKHSAVSDFIENEKLDAQNQEVEPPMEGMVVSSIVTDLNEEKVEELRNKSFAPRSDNTEIHIKLSLEQEQSGSSLLDEKPDSSDTFKVESVITETTHKVVSDGTSEISEITEIPETHKVVEEDTSETSEITETPTTETESTQETVKTVILIGSSEQKNASLEPVVQKTKISSPKTKTKNKHVTSVTIEEVQSPHIVVDTPLTPSEDFPISPPVYPSTHWSHTEPTFSKKKSEALINSEKQESIVVQNVGVTWSNTQTLERIKNLQNAQRTTHLSDVLYLATLSEVITEESIEQRSSNVEKQLKLLQEAVERRDVQIIQQTIITTVETITTWLETIEYRIYVSREQTSDGPSEARVEEFNTLKDEIVEIEDKIGQLQTELDKTDDIYNEDDKNRMKSYIDSLQQQVKIIEDVTEENGQLAAGDLRRWNEFVAELNAVNQMIIENQETLNDLKDSDAAPQTKLNELDALDSMNKIHTVKSVQLLATAKGLLRDFPTREIPNEVHRNQQLVKQIEQQILTEREKAYQFLTLADEYEQTLKEFSKIVDIAEAIVDSSLTVKSLEHLENEMQNHRKFFVNLSHCRAILESLEENLDSETKAKHSELHTSLYERATIILDRATGRFQLMFSAASKWATLEQGMKEEMTWLQVLQERIPYINNITSLDYRIYMNHYLSLSQDIADHHAALLHLKDLALKVQELVVCSGLEQEYTDALEIIKKLEEDVHMNLQRIAAFRDNWNLYKEQSKELERWLNIADSMLEVLERPEPHRSHMRQFWELKAECEVNNKLLRNVTNAFETSMTVIPIADEMSQRNSHSFLLDKWNNVSSRISNIEEHIMKTISAPHVPVNKKLAIIEEELEDLKSAVEQQQGVMKCEEELNLYIERLQIRSIRLDALQNELGKLGLLSANESDKVTELLALSKRLELQIAEELEGASVLKDSLRAIQKGIDRLNRKFHEMDEVLNHAEEAEKLGSAEVQKAVNDCHKVDQNLVALWQDVMSLRQLLHTLPMRLKATVSPVTVEREISNIQERYTSLERRCGQLLALLRGRLNLWQRFERQLEMVQESVQEADFMMDVLTIQGTVDYDRLRKATERLESVSSNLVSRENLVEDLKESAKPLSASCTPEVSEKQPQEPLHQIQPRCRPLEAVQGVQRPGARMG, from the exons ATGGAC CTGGCACAGTCGAACCAATCGAAGAAGAAGCAAGAATTGGACGATTACAAGAATCTCTTGAACGAAATCGAGTCGTGGATAGTATCTGTGAGGACCATATTGGAAACTTCGAAACAAACGAGTACCGAATCTCAAATTCAAGAATTCATAATCGAAATTGAAACTCTCCACAGGGAACTTCTTGAAAAGGAGCGAAAACTGGTGGAACTATCCAAAATCTGTAAGGAATTCCAGAAGTACGCCGATCTCAAACAAATATCGCTAGCTTTGTGCACTCAGCTGGAATCCATACTCACAGTGTTCACCGAACAGAAAACTCTAGTCGAGTATAAAATAGAAGAATTCAGAAGGCATCTCGAGGAAGTCCGAGAAAGGAGAAAAAGCGTCCTTTCTACCCCAGACACCTCCCTGGAAAACACCCTCAATTCGATATCTATGCCCATCGAAGAAGTTTCGATCCATTCCGCCGCTCAGTCTATTTCAGAACCCCTGGTACCCAAGACACAAATTGCTGCTGTGACGATTGAGACCCAAACTGGAAATAGCTTGAAGTCTCCAACGAAAGAGCCTTCTAAAAAAGATTTCACAGTAACCTACAACGAACCAGTTGACGCCCAAATCCAGGCCCAACTATCGAAAGAATCAGTTGAATGGGAAGGCGACACCAAGCAGAAGGAAACCataacaatttcgaaatttaccACCAGTGGAGGTGAAGAAACGATTCAAATTGATACCAAACCTATGGCTTCCCAGGAACCGCAACCTCTAATTCAAGAGCCTGACGATGATCTTCTGGTGGAAGCCAGCTATAAGAAGCAGGCAGAAACAGATGCAAAATCTTTGGAACTGAACATTACGAATACGAAACCGAACCAACCGTTCGAAACCGTTATGGTAGAGCCTGACGAGACCACAACGGAGGTTATAGTAGACGCCGATGGTTCGAAGAGAATTATAGTGAAAAAATTACACAGAACTGTAGTGAGGCACCAACAGACCGTACAACAACAGAACCTCACATCTTTGAGCACTCTAACACAAGATAATGTGCCAATCACTCAGTCGTTCTCTCAAGTCACACTGCAAGGACAGCAGAGCAGCACAACAGTGGCCAGAGGGGATGGTAGAAGGGAAATTTTGACCAACAGACAGTACGGTGGTAACATAATATCTGGTACAACTGGAGGAGATATTAATGTCCAAGAGTTCAGTACAGATCCAGAAACACACTACACTGTTATCGAAGCTGAGAATCCGAAAGAAGTAGAAATCCAAGGAGTAAAACTTCACGAAGGTGACGTGGCATTCGTTGATGAAGCCAACAAACTCCTTTCAGCTGATCAAGGCCATGTTGCTTTCGAAACTAGTCGGATACAAACATCAAGTTCTAGCGTTAGGGCAGTGGTGCAGCAGGTAACCAGAAAAGTCATAAGGAAAACTCGAAGAATTATACGAAAAATAGTTATCGTTGATGGTAAGGAACAAATCACGGAAGAAGTGGTAGAAGAACCTGAGGAAGTTGAAATAACTGAAGAGGGAATTCCAAGAGTCAGTATCAATGTCACTGAAACTGTTGATGGTACAGTGGTCTCAGAAAGTCAGTATGGTCAGCCGATACATACTCAAACTGAAGCTGGTAATGTAGAGGTGAAACAATCGGTAACTTCAGAACCAATAATCACAACAACTTCTGAGGATTACCAGCATATCCAGCAACCGGTTGAAAAAACTCTGATCAGACAAGAAGCTGTATCCATAGAACCCATAGACACCATTAAAACCATGTTACCAACTGATCAAGAAGATCTGATCGTGCAGGAAGATTTCAAAACGGTTGTAACTTCACCATCGGAGAAACAATTTGCCACAACTTCGAGTGtaacgcttgtagaaaaatcatCGCCAATTCTTGAAATAACTGATCAATATTCACGAGATGCCGAAATAACTGAACACTCTCCCTTACGCGAAATTCCTCAGACGGAACCCCTTCCAGTTGAAGAAAATTCAGTATCACCAGATAAAGAAAATCTTCATAATGTCCAGGATACAGGACCTATCATTTCAGAGGTTGTAGCCGAAGAAACTGATGATTCGGTAGAGAGGTATGTTGAAAATCAATCACCTCTGCCTCTGCCCGCACAGCATGTTACAACTCAGACAAGTTTCGAAGTTCATAAAGAAACTTTAACGTCATGCACGCCTGTACCTGAGAAAGTAGAACTTGAACCATCTGCACCTGCTGTTGAGAATATTTCTATTGAGCCACCTAGCGTTGATCTAGTTAGTAGCAAAGAACAACTTGTAACCGAAGATTTCAATGCTCCAGAAATGCATCAGGACCATCCTATTGAGGATGATAAACCTTCAAGCTTTTCTCCAATTGAGCCAGAACATCAGCACTTAAAATCACCCCAATCAACACTTCTTGAAGATAACCGCAAGACATCATcagagaattttatttctgcAGAAATAATTCATCACGAAATGACATCAAAACACGAAAATGACACTCCATCCTCTGAAAAATCAGCCACCCAAGAGATCACACCAATCAAAACACCACAAATAACGGAATCTCAAGAAGTTCCCTCGCAATCTACTTCTAATTTGATTTCTGAAGAGCGAAAAACTACAATCATACATCAAGAGTCTCCTGAAAAACCAAAGAATGATGGCTCACTTGATCAAATCGAACACAAACAAATGCCCGCAGCCTCATTACCAAAAACACAAAGAGGTGTGGAGATAACAGTTTCCCTGGAAGAAAAACCGATGGATTGGAAGTTTGAATCAGCCAAAATTTCTAGCAAAATATCTGTTGATAGTAAATGCGAGCTTCCAGAAGAAAAACTACAGCGCGAAAGTGACTTCTCCTTGCCTTCGATAACCAAAAAAGTTTTCCAGACCTTACCTGCCTCCAGACATGAAGAAGTACCTTCTGTTGTCGAGCCCTCCCAGCATGAGACATCGATCACATCGAGTGAAATAGACCATGGAGGGAGAAAAAGTAAGCGAAAAAAGAAATCTAAAacaccagaaaaggaatttgaATCTCCAGACAAAAAAGATGACAAAGCACTTACCGAAGAAATGTTCGAAACAGAGGGAGTATCCCTGGAAACAACACTCTCCGAATCAACGGATATAATTATTCCTTCTGATTCCCAGGAATGCAATGAAGAAAGTCCAAAACCTACCTTCGAAACGTTGGACCCGGTAACTGAGTCAGACCAAGAAGAAAGAAGCAAGGATACCGGTTACGAAGCTGACAAGACTACTGTGGATGAAAGCTTGATGGAGGATAATGACCAAGAAAAGAAAAAACGtcgaaagaagaagaaaaaacagaAGGTTAAGGTTAAGGATACGGACGAATCGCATGTGCcaatatcaatttctgattctgtCGAAGGAGGGGAATCTGTTGTGTTCAGCGATGATGATAAGGAAGTCAAAGTTGTGGAGGAAGAAGAAAAGGACCTGAAGAAAAAGAAGAGGAGGAAAGTAAAGAAAGAAGAACGAAGAGAATCTGAAAGTGAACCAGTTTCAGAGCCAATGGTAGAAAAAGCTATAGACGACAGCGAAGTTCTTTCTGAACCCATAACGCAGAAGGCCATAGATGAAGAACTGGATTCTGTAAACGACTCATATCAAACTATTTCCACGGCTTCTGAAGTGGGTACTGTGAAAGTAATCGAAGAGAGTGTAATAGCACCTAGCAACGAAAAAACTGAAGGTATTACTTCTGAAATCGTAACTAAGATCCCAGTAATCGAAACAGTGCTCTtgcaagaggaaaattcacAAACCTCACCAGAGCTGATCTCAGAGATCGCAACAATTGTCGAAACCATGCCGGCATCAATGCAAACTTCCCCAGAAATACAAATCGAAACTGCAGAATTCTCCATTCAAACGGACGAAGCATCGAAGCAAGACAAACCGATTGTTGTTGAGTCTTCTAGTCAGGTAGAATTATCCATTGCTGACATGGACATGCAAACATCTCCTCGAGAGGTAACGCCAGATTCGAAGGAGAAAGAAATCCTAGATAATTCCATGCAAACTACAACgccagaaagaattgaaattcaagAGGAATTTGCACAAACTGAAGAATCGATCTCACCAAAATGGAAATCAGTTGAAAGATCCGATACATCTATGCAAACTTTCCAAACTGTGGAGCAAAGAGAAAGTCAAACTAGTCCCATTAAATTGACCAGAGTAGAAACGGTCGAGGTTGAAACCCAAGCACGTCAAACACCAGAAGAACATTATGTTCAAACATCACCACTTCCGTCAGCACCACCAATGGAAGATGTCTGCGTTGAAACAGAGAAAGAATCTTTCACTCCATCAGAAGCGAATGAAAAGGAAAGAGAAGAACCCACAAGCATAATGAAACTGAAGAGTGAAAGTATCGATGTTGAGACTCAGGCAAACCAATCGTTAGACGTCCATTATGTCCAAACATCTCCTGTTCCATCAATCCTAACTGAAGACATTGGTGTTGAAACAGACAAAGAAACATCTCCTTCACTACCGACCAAACAAGAACCAGAAGCACCTCAACAAACGAAAGAAGACAGGCAAATGCAAACCAGTCCAACAGAGCCTTCTAGGAGGAACACTTCAGAGGTAGAAACTCAGGCTCATCAGTCCTTAGACATTTGTTCAACACAAACACCATCAGTAGAAACAGATGATAAAGGTGTTGGAACCGAAAAAGAGCTGCATCGTGTGAGTCTTGTGAAGATGTGTGCTGTGGAAACTACCGAAACAGCATCCCAAGTTAAGCCAATACCTGCAGATCAGTCATCGCAAACTTCTTCCTTACCTTCCTCCTCCTCAAATGAGGTGCTGCCTGAAAGAAAAATAGAAACACTCGAATCAATCACTCAAACTTCACCTACCCCACAGGAAATAGTTCAACTAACCCCTCCTAGCAGTCCATCAGAGTACGAAGTGTTAGTACAAGCATCAATCAGTATACCAACTGACGTTAAAGAAAATGCTCAACCAGTTTTCGTGAATGTTGATGCAGAAATACCACATGATACTAGAAAAATTCAGAAGAAAGAAGGAGAttttccagaaaatatagaagtGCAGGTATCTCTAGACGATGTAGTTCTCAAAAAGCACTCAGCAGTATCAGATTTTATTGAGAACGAAAAGTTAGATGCCCAAAACCAAGAAGTTGAACCACCAATGGAGGGTATGGTTGTATCTTCGATAGTGACTGACTTGAACGAAGAAAAAGTAGAAGAATTGAGGAACAAATCATTCGCTCCACGATCAGATAATACAGAAATCCACATCAAACTTTCTTTGGAACAAGAACAATCAGGATCGTCACTTTTAGATGAAAAACCTGATTCCTCGGATACCTTCAAAGTTGAATCCGTTATCACCGAAACAACACATAAAGTTGTTTCAGACGGCACTTCCGAGATTAGTGAAATCACTGAAATTCCAGAAACACATAAAGTTGTCGAAGAAGATACTTCAGAGACTAGTGAAATCACCGAAACTCCAACTACAGAAACTGAATCCACTCAAGAAACTGTGAAAACAGTTATTCTTATTGGAAGTTCAGAACAGAAGAATGCTTCATTAGAACCTGTTGTTCAGAAAACAAAGATATCTTCACCAAAAACTAAGACGAAGAACAAGCATGTCACCTCTGTCACAATCGAAGAGGTACAATCTCCACATATTGTTGTCGATACACCTTTAACGCCATCAGAAGATTTTCCAATATCACCGCCAGTATACCCATCAACCCATTGGTCCCACACCGAACCAACGTTTTCCAAGAAAAAATCTGAAGCTCTGATTAACAGCGAGAAACAGGAATCTATTGTGGTTCAGAACGTGGGCGTTACATGGTCTAACACACAAACTTTGGAACGTATTAAGAATTTGCAGAATGCACAGAGAACCACCCATCTCAGTGACGTTCTATATCTAGCAACTCTCAGCGAAGTCATAACAGAAGAATCCATCGAACAAAGAAGCAGTAATGTCGAGAAGCAGTTGAAGTTGCTCCAAGAAGCTGTTGAGAGAAGGGACGTTCAAATAATCCAACAAACCATCATAACCACCGTCGAGACTATAACAACTTGGTTAGAAACTATCGAATACAGAATCTATGTAAGCAGAGAGCAGACCTCCGATGGTCCATCTGAAGCACGCGTAGAGGAGTTCAACACCTTGAAGGACGAAATCGTTGAAATCGAAGATAAGATAGGGCAGCTTCAAACTGAATTAGACAAAACTGATGATATATACAACGAAGATGATAAGAACAGAATGAAGAGTTATATCGATTCCCTTCAACAGCAGGTGAAAATAATCGAAGATGTGACAGAGGAAAATGGTCAACTTGCAGCTGGGGATCTTCGAAGATGGAACGAATTTGTTGCCGAATTGAATGCTGTGAATCAAATGATTATCGAGAATCAGGAAACGCTGAATGATTTGAAAGATTCAGATGCCGCTCCCCAAACGAAGCTGAACGAATTAGACGCACTGGATAGTATGAATAAAATACACACAGTCAAGTCTGTTCAGCTTTTGGCTACAGCGAAAGGGCTGTTGAGGGATTTCCCCACAAGAGAAATACCGAATGAAGTACACAGAAATCAACAGCTGGTCAAGCAGATCGAGCAGCAGATCCTTACCGAACGTGAGAAAGCCtaccaatttttaacattggcAGACGAATACGAACAAACGCTGAAAGAGTTCAGTAAGATCGTTGATATAGCTGAGGCTATCGTTGATAGTTCCCTCACTGTGAAAAGCCTGGAGCACCTCGAGAACGAAATGCAAAACCATCGCAAGTTCTTCGTGAATCTCAGTCATTGCAGAGCTATTCTAGAATCGCTAGAAGAAAATTTGGATTCGGAAACTAAAGCGAAGCACTCCGAATTACACACGAGCCTTTACGAAAGAGCCACGATAATATTGGACAGGGCAACTGGCAGATTCCAGCTGATGTTCTCTGCTGCTTCTAAATGGGCCACGTTGGAGCAAGGAATGAAGGAGGAAATGACATGGTTGCAGGTTTTGCAAGAGCGTATTCCATATATCAACAACATCACTTCCTTGGACTACAGGATTTACATGAACCACTACCTATCGCTCAGTCAAGATATTGCCGATCATCACGCTGCTCTCTTGCACTTGAAAGACCTTGCTCTCAAAGTGCAAGAATTAGTGGTGTGTTCTGGTTTGGAACAGGAGTACACCGATGCTTTGGAAATTATCAAGAAGTTGGAGGAAGACGTTCACATGAATTTGCAACGTATTGCAGCGTTCAGGGACAATTGGAACCTCTACAAAGAGCAGAGCAAAGAACTCGAGAGGTGGCTCAATATTGCTGATTCAATGCTTGAGGTACTGGAGCGACCGGAGCCACATAGAAGCCATATGAGGCAATTCTGG GAGCTCAAAGCAGAATGCGAGGTTAACAACAAGTTGTTACGAAACGTCACGAATGCTTTCGAAACGTCCATGACAGTGATCCCTATTGCCGACGAAATGAGCCAGAGGAACAGCCATTCATTCCTCCTGGACAAGTGGAACAATGTATCCTCGAGGATCTCTAACATCGAGGAGCACATCATGAAAACCATTTCCGCTCCTCATGTACCTGTCAACAAAAAACTGGCCATCATCGAGGAAGAACTGGAAGACCTCAAATCGGCCGTGGAACAACAACAGGGTGTGATGAAGTGCGAAGaagagttgaatttgtacataGAGCGCCTACAGATCAGGTCCATCAGGTTGGATGCCCTACAGAACGAACTTGGTAAACTAGGTCTTCTTTCCGCCAACGAATCGGACAAAGTTACCGAATTACTAGCTTTGTCGAAGAGGTTAGAACTGCAGATCGCCGAAGAGCTTGAGGGTGCTTCTGTGCTCAAAGATTCCCTGCGAGCTATCCAGAAGGGAATCGACAGACTGAACAGAAAATTCCATGAGATGGACGAAGTTTTGAACCACGCCGAAGAAGCGGAGAAATTAGGAAGCGCTGAGGTTCAGAAGGCTGTGAATGACTGTCATAAGGTGGACCAGAACCTGGTGGCCCTCTGGCAGGACGTCATGTCCTTACGTCAACTCCTTCACACGTTACCTATGAGATTGAAAGCAACGGTATCGCCGGTTACGGTGGAGAGAGAAATCTCTAACATACAAGAGAGGTACACTTCGTTGGAAAGAAGATGTGGGCAGTTGTTGGCCTTGCTTAGGGGTAGGCTGAACTTGTGGCAACGCTTCGAGAGACAATTGGAGATGGTCCAAGAGAGCGTGCAAGAGGCAGATTTCATGATGGATGTTCTGACCATCCAGGGAACTGTGGATTACGATAGGTTGAGGAAGGCGACAGAGCGTTTAGAG